The Terriglobales bacterium genome includes the window TTTGGGATTACTGAAGAGCACAACGGCACTACACCTTCCTCGGCTGGCCCATGCCTCTATGCGTCCGGCAGTCATCATGTTCGTGATCGCAGTCTCCGCTGGGGTCACTTTCTTCCTCACGCTCCTGCCCGCCTGGCGAACACTGCGACCGGGTCTGCTGCGGGATCTTCAGGGTGTGGGACGAAGTACTGCGGGACGCAGCCTGCGATTCGCCGGACGTTTGCTGGTGGTTGCGCAACTCAGTCTCACCGTGGCGCTTCTGGCCTGCGCGGGATGGATGATCGGCGGCGTGTATCTACTTTTGCACCAGCCGCTCGGCTTCGCGCCGGATCATCTACTAATGTTGAAGGCCGAGTTGGGTTCGGACCATCTGACGAAGCCCGAAGCACTGCAAGCGGAGCTGAAGTTGACGCAGATGGCGGAGAGCCTGCGTCAAATGCCGGGCGTAGTGTCCGTCGCCGTGACGGATCATCAACCGCTCGGACACGCAGTCAATCGTTACGACTTCTGTGCCGATGTGCATCCGGAACGATGCCGGCGGCCGATCCATATCAATCCCAACTCGTATGCCATCAGCCCGGCTTATTTTTTCACCATTGGGCAAGCGCTGCTGGAGGGTCGCGACTTTAATGCGGAAGACGATGGCCGCAATCATGTCGTAATCGTCAATCAGGCTTTGGCAGCGCGTGAATGGCCGGGGCAAAGCGCGCTGGGACATCGCGTGCACACGGGGGAGATCCACATCGCAGAGGGCCAGAGCTGGGCTACGGTAGTGGGTGTCGTGGGCAATGTGCACAACTACGATCTGGTCTCGGAACCAGGACCGGACCTCTACATTCCGCGCGCTGAGAACCCCAATGGCTTTGCCAGATTCATTCTGAATGTGAGTGGCGACCCCACCTTGTTAAAGAATGCAGTTAGGACGAGGGCCAAAACCCAGTTTCCGGAGGCGACGGTCTTCGCGTTCGAGACGATGGCCGAAGAAATGTCGAGCGAGGTTTCCGAACGTGTATTCCTGATTGAAGTGGCCATGTCATTCGGCGTGGTCGCACTCTTTCTCTCAATACTTGGAACCTACGGCCTGCTTGCCTATGAAGTCTCGCTGCGCGAAAAGGAAATCGGCATACGTTTAGCCCTTGGATCTTCGCGGGAGAGAATCGTCAGGCTGCTGCTCTACGAGGAGGGTCGCTGGCTTATGGCGGGCACAATGCTGGGGCTGGCTTGCGCGATTGCTACCGGCTACGTCTTTCGTTCGCGATTCTACGGCGCGCATTCTACATCGCTGTCCGTCTTGCTGGGCTCTGCGTTAGTGCTGATCGGGCCAGCATTGCTTGCAGTCGCTCTGCCCGCACGCCGAGCCGCCCTTATAGATCCAGCCGAAACGCTGCGACGAGAATAAGACTCAGTTGATCTCCGGTGGCCGCACCTTGGTACACCTTGAGATGAGGTCGATTCTCCGTTGACGTTAGCAGGCTATAGGGCTCAAATTTCGACTTCTTTCGACACGGGAATACACTCGTGTGTGGTTTTTCCAATCGACAATAACCGGCAGGGCCGCAAATGTCGCTTGCACGAAGGTGCTGTGACTGGGAAACAGAACGCCGGTCCCAGAGACTACCTGACCGCAGGCGAACCTAATCAACAATGGTCGCACCGATCTGTAATATCGCTTGTTATCCTTTTCGCGGACAGGCCACCATCTTGGCGTTTAGTGAGCGAGATCTATAGTCAATCCGTGCTCCAGCGCAGCCTCATTGACAGCCCGTAACACAGAAGAAAGGCGATCCTCCTGGCCAAGCACTGTTAGCCGGAATTTCGTGCCGCTGGGATACTGCCCCAGTTTCTCTCGGAGCGAAGCAAGATCCTTGGGAAAATACTGGTGGTTGATGTCAGCACGCAATTGACCATCGAAGAGAAAATCAAGACTGAACTCCACCGGCGAGTTCCAGTGACGTTGCTTCACGTTATCGCGTTCCGACCCAAGCGCCAGTTTCTCAAGTTCATCGACTTGCTCATTGCTAAGCAACCAGCCCTGCGCCCTGGCAATCGATTCAACCATGCCGTATTGAAAACCGATCGCTTCGCTTGCATCGTGCGGAGTGCTTGATCGGAAACTGAGGTCGTTCTCTCGGTCTACCCACTGCTTGTGAAAGCGCCGCATGCGCTCCCAGAGGGCGGCCTCGGCTTTGGCGCTGCCATACTTGGCCAAGGTTTCGGCAGCTTGTCGAGCGCGGTTCAGGTCGGGATTATCTAATTGAGCTACGACCTTGATTTCAATCTCGTTCCAGCGCTTCATCTTGATGACCTGTGGGATCGATTCTGTCATGCAAGCACTGGGTGCTGCTGCCAAACGCTGTACCCCGTAGTCTGGTTCAGTGCGAAGAAAATAGAGAACAAAGCCATCCTCCGTGATGCAATCCCAACGGCCGGGAACGGCCTCATATAGAGACTTTATCCTTGGCAGTATCGCCTTGGTCGAGTAGCGCGCGATCAGCTGCGCGTCAAGAGGCATGGTGTGGCTGTCTTTGCTTTCCAGGCGTGTCACGAGGAGCTCATCGAATTCCGGGAGGGTCTTTTGCGGCAAGACGCCAAGCGTCTGAGCCTTTACTGTAAACATCTTGTTGTCAACGTGCGGATGCCTGATCTCTTCCAAGATGTAGGGCTTCGCTGCCTCTGGATCCAGTTCATACAGACGCTGCATGGCGGAGTCGCGGAGCATCTGGTGCTTGATATCAGCCTCAGCGACGGTCGTTTCGAGTGCAGTCGTCATCGCTGGGACTTTCAGCCGTTCCCAAAAAGTGGAAAGCAGAGTCCATTGCTGATCGGGCGAGAGCGCGAGAAACGCCGCTGCAATCTCGGTGCCTGGTAATGATGTGAGAGGTTTGACGTCCTGGGAACCGCGAGCCGGACGCAAAAGCAGAGCCTCAACCGTCTCCGCCCGTGCCCGGCCTTGCTTGGTGGACACGAGCGCAGCGGCTTTTTCAAAAAGAGCATCCTCAAGCTTTGAGAATTGCTCCTCTTGCTCTTGCATGCGCTCCTGCCAAATCTTCTGTTGTTGCGCATCGTGCTCGGGATAGGGAGGTAGAGGCTGGTGTTCGACCTGCAGTTTGAGCTTCGTGAGCGTATAAAGGTAATCTCCGGTGATGGCAGTATCCGGTGCGTTCATCTGACGCTCCAACTCCTGAACGACCTGATCCTGATGCCGTGAGCCAGCCAAACCTGCTACGCAGTCAAATCGCCGCCCATCTGGGAGATTGCCCATCTGCTTTGCCAATTCCTGGATGGACCTCGGCGAGTCCAGGAAACGCAAAACACGGATTGCGTCTCTCTTTTCGTCGTCAGAGCTGGCGGTAGAGTCGAGAACCGAGACTGCTGACGCTAATGTCTGCTCCTGCCATTCGGGACTGGCTGCGATCACGTCGAACTCCAGCGAATTGGAGTGGAGTTGGAGCGGTTCGTCTTTGGTCGGACCGTGGCGTGAAACGCGGCCGGTGGTCACATAAAGCGTGTAATGGCCTGGATCATCCAGTGCCACCCACTCGTTCAAATCCTCTTGCATGACCTGTGGTTCGTCGCTCAGAACTCGGGAGCTTCCGAGTCCGCCTCCAATGAATGCTCCGTTGGCGTAATAGTTGGCCAGCGGGTCGCGTCCGAGTGGTGTAACGTGGAATTGCTCCATGTCCAGACGGCCGCTGCGGTCGTAATTGCGAGTGTCCACGTTATAGGCGCCGGGGAGAGAAGCAGCAAAACTCAGCTCGATGGGAATTACTTCGCCCGCGTGGAAAGTACTTGTCCCACCGGAGAAGTGAATCGTCAGCGAGGCTGCCTCGCCTTGCGGGAACGAACGACCAGCAACCGCGAGAAGGACGATCAGAAGCCAGATGAACGACCTAGAGGACCTTACTCCCATTCTTTACCTTGCAGCCTCGTTTGGATTGGATGCCGCCTGTCGTGGATTTTAATGCCCGCCAGGCTTGCCAAGTGATGAAAAGAGAGTGCCAGTAAACTACAGCACGATCTTCCCACCGGAGGTGTATGTCAACGCCTATGACCCCGAGCGAGGAGCAATCTCCAAGAATGAGGGTCGGCGAGGCCTCGAAAACGACTTAGGCAGCTATACTTGGTGGTCAGAGGCATGCATGGGCTGCTATCGCTACAGCCAAATGTTCTTGAATGTTGCGCACTGTTTTATTGTTTTTTGCGTGGCAGACTTCCGTCCCCTCGTGACCGGTGGCTTCTTCAAGCTAATCGCATCCCTGGCGCTTGCTTGCCTGCTCGCGTTTGTCGTCGTTCACTCTGCCGGTATACGCAAACTGGTAGTCGCCTGTTTCCATGCGCTTCCAGTCTCTCTCTTTCCGTTTGTCGTCGAGCAACGATGGGCACGACGATCTCAAGTAATGATCGTAGCTCCTAATGAACCAAGTCTGTCTCCCCCCTTTCAGCGGCCCCCACCCATCTTCTCGTTGTAGCCCCTCCTGCACTGAATCGGATGCCGTCGCTTGGACGGCCATGCTCTGGTCGTGTTGGACCATGTAGAACCAGGCTCGCAGTCCTGGAAAGGAGATGGGTCTCTATGAACAATTCTGAATCATATAGCCCGCAATGTGAGGTCTCAGCGAGTGAATACACTTGGCGTCTGGAAAGACGACAACGGCAGCTTGCGGACATCAGAGTGTTGCACCAGCGCCTGTGGACGTACCTCATCGTGGTTGTCCTGGCCGGAATTGTCATCGCCTATGCAACACTTTCATCGCACTTAATTTCGCCGCTTTGGATTCTGCTGCCTTCGGCAGGCGTCCTG containing:
- a CDS encoding ADOP family duplicated permease, with protein sequence MLALLRYAFRQLRESPGFAATAILTLTLGIGASTAIFAVLDAVLLEPLPFPQPDRLVAVESQPDRSVSIPTMQDYQSRSTTFSSLAAYRQWSPTQKTTDATAHRILAVSQGFFSTLGTRFALGTSWPITGNEQDCAPLAVVSGGFWKRLGGSNELGSRMLNLDGRDFQIAGVMPLKQTIEGSYALNQPEVFVQIGCDSEERPNSRGDRSFELIGRLRLGVTVGQANADLARVEQTLQKDYPNEYRDYAAALKEPPVVFPYIELLVGTETKPALLMTLAACGLLLVIACANLASLLLARNTRRRGEFATRATLGATLAQLLRQLMIESSVLVSLGATSGLGLALVVLGLLKSTTALHLPRLAHASMRPAVIMFVIAVSAGVTFFLTLLPAWRTLRPGLLRDLQGVGRSTAGRSLRFAGRLLVVAQLSLTVALLACAGWMIGGVYLLLHQPLGFAPDHLLMLKAELGSDHLTKPEALQAELKLTQMAESLRQMPGVVSVAVTDHQPLGHAVNRYDFCADVHPERCRRPIHINPNSYAISPAYFFTIGQALLEGRDFNAEDDGRNHVVIVNQALAAREWPGQSALGHRVHTGEIHIAEGQSWATVVGVVGNVHNYDLVSEPGPDLYIPRAENPNGFARFILNVSGDPTLLKNAVRTRAKTQFPEATVFAFETMAEEMSSEVSERVFLIEVAMSFGVVALFLSILGTYGLLAYEVSLREKEIGIRLALGSSRERIVRLLLYEEGRWLMAGTMLGLACAIATGYVFRSRFYGAHSTSLSVLLGSALVLIGPALLAVALPARRAALIDPAETLRRE